DNA from Drosophila suzukii chromosome 2R, CBGP_Dsuzu_IsoJpt1.0, whole genome shotgun sequence:
gcccactgccCTCGCCCCTCACACGGACACACACAGTGCTACAATATGGAAGCCGCATTTAAAGGGGGAAAAGTACGAAAAAGATTTACCCAAATGTTTGTTTGCACTCGGAAATGCGGCTAAAATAATCAACATTTGCCAGGCAGAAACATGGGCGTTGGAGGACAGGGGTCCGCTTTCGCTTTTTGCACgcaaattttaatttcgcacATCGTAAAATTTAGCAGGCCAAAAAGGGATATAAAACTCTTTTGACTGCCACGTCAAAGAATAGCTCCGCAAAAAAAGGGGGTGGAATGGGTGGGAAAAACGTGGTGTCAGCAGTACTGTCCACATAATGAAAGTACTCCTCTCATGTGGAAAAAACGCGTCTAGGccagcaaaaatatttttccccAGCCCGCAAACAAATTTGTTCAGTCGGTGGACAGAAATGcagctaaataaaaaaaaacactagATAAAAAATGGGGAGTGGCAAAAAAACGTAATTAAAAACGCATCTCGCGCGCACACAGAAAACGCAATACAAGCGCGGGGAGAAAGGAGAAAGGCAAAGCGATGATAAAAGAAATGCAAATTGAGACCGCCAAGGACGTCAGTTAAGAGAAGAGGGGGCTGTGGAGGGCGGCCTGTAAGCCTAAACAATAAGGGGGGATGAACACGAAGTGTAATCGCTGCAAAGGGAAAAGTCCTTGGGCGGCCGGTGAAAGTGTGCATTAGGCTGGATGCGTCGATTGTAGGGGCATTACTGCAAGACAAGGAATTTATAGGGCAGGAAAAAcatgtatttaaatatttaaggcAATGTGGAAAATACTGAATACCTATTAAAAAGTCCCCATTTTGCAGTCCAAGCTAACTGGAtttaaactaaattaaatCATAAACTGAGCAGGGAGTGTTTCATTTTTTGCTAATTTTAACAACGAGAATGGGACGTTGAACACGGGGTCCTTGAAACTGCCTTAATTGAACCGGTCATCCAATAACAGTAATTATTCATGGTACCAAGCCCCCCGGCCCTGTCCAATCTCATCATTATTCCAGTCCCGGCATcattataaacaaaataaagacgGGGCTCCATCCGGCGGGCGGtgcggaaacggaaatggtAGCACAAAATGGCGGCTGGTCACGACCTCACAGCGCAAAAAGGGGGCGCGAGTTcacagggggcgtggcaggagCAGGGCAAACAATGGCAATTTCAGTCACCAGCAGAATCTGAACCGAGCTCAGGCCATCTGGCATTGGCAACgtgttttaaattataaataatcatggCCATCGAGTTTCAGACAAAACCCAGACTCACAAACACAGCCAACCACACAAAAGCACACAACCACACATAGAGTACACACACAGTTACAGACCGAGCTGCTTTTTGGCATTTAATTGAATAAAACATTAGTGTGTAATAAGTTGTGCGACTGTAGCCCTGGAAAAACTTTTGGCAACTGGCAACGCATTCCGTCCCGCCATTgcaatttatattaacgtgttTCCCTCGATTTCCCCAGTACTGGATGCTCAGCAAGGCTGGCGAAATCCGACGCGACGACTCCTGTCTCGATTATGCCGGCAAGGATGTGACGCTCTTCGGCTGCCATGGGGGTAAAGGAAACCAGGTGAGTGGATGAGATGTGTCAGCTATCAGGTAGAGCAGGATGCGAGAAGGCAAACTTCGAGGAGTACAATAAGAATATCATATTCAAATGGTACATCCACCAGAATATTCTGGATTTCAGTAGGGAATGATGATAAATTGGGTAGCTTAAAATAACATCTTGTGCTTTAATGGGACTTGGAAATATTATACTTCTTCCCACAATATAAGCAAACGCAAATGTTCTATTAAAAAGCCAATTTGCACAAATAGAGATATGTTGTTTAACCAGTTTATGTGGTTTTTCGGTTAGCAAATCTAATCTAATCTAAGAAAAATAAAGCAATTTGATAACCAACGAAAAACATAGGAAATCCAAAGATTTAATGTTCAATTTGAATACTTTTCgttgtttttcattttcatcattaatatttttatatatgtaATTACAAAATTTATGTAGTTTTTGAAGGCCATGAAAAATATTAACCATTAAAGCAACGTTTTTAATCGTcttttaaatgcattttaacAATTATTAATCATTAAATATAagttacattttaattttaaaatgaaataaatataaaacatttttgtggATTAggaattgaaattgaaatgttGAATATTCATTTAAAAATGCTATTACTTTTGTGAATggcttaaaaatgtttttttctaACATTTCTGTGGTTcttgaaagccaagaaaaataTGAATTATTAAAGCCACGACTGTTTAGGTCTATAAAACGCCTTTAAACATCATaacataaacatttttatttggaTCTTGGATGACTATATACCGAATCACTGACCCAATCCTTTCGTTCCAGTTCTGGACCTTCCGCGAGAACACGAAGCAGCTGCACCACGGCACCTCCGGCAAGTGCCTGGCCATCAGCGAGAGCAAGGACAAGCTGCTGATGGAGGAGTGCAACCCCAGTCTGAGTCGCCAGCAGTGGACCCTCGAGAACTACGACAGCTCCAAGTTGTGAGGCTACTTTTATGCGAGGGGCAACCTGCTGTTGCCCACTTCGCGGCGACACCCACAACCAGGAGCATAGCGGCAGGACCAGGACAGGATGCGGAAACAGGACATGAAGTGGCGGCAGGAGCTGGAGTAGTTAGATTCCCCCGAGGCATGTGCAATAGGGAGAGGGCGGAGAGATGGATTGTAGCAGCAGGAGCGGCAGCAGCATCACTTGCCATgctatataaatattattaaaatttatatgtttCCAAACAACAGAATAGACGTTACGTAGCCTTAAGATCCACAGACTAGACAAACAGACACTGAAAAGAGAACGACTGCTGTACAGTAGCTATAAGTTGATAGGTTTTCTAGCCCTAAGTCGGAGGAGCACTTAGGATTAGGTTAATGGAGCCCCGGGCCAAGGACAAGTGCTGGCCAACAACAAACCGAAGTCGTAGCGCaatttttgcatttaaatttgtaaacaTTTAGCACAATTTACGGAAAGCGTGAACCCTGTCTCTGTGTACTCGACTTACTACCATGGCCAACGCCAGGCGAAAGATGTCCGGattatttatgaattttaCAAATGTCATCAAATGGCTCTGCGAAAGCCTCATTCCAAATATATGTTTTAGTGAGTAAGCCCTAGGCTAAGTCTGAGTTGGAAAGCATTTGGTGATAGCCTTTGTTTCGCCTGTGGCCCCGAGCATTCCCCTATATTACCTTTATTTTACCTTCTTAAAAGGCGAACcaaattttgattttatttattttcgtaCGACTTAGGGACAGTCTTGTGTTGCTTAATTTTTAGACGAGGAGCGTTGCCAAATTACGTTTAGGTGTTTAGATTTCGGGTAACTTTGTGTTCTCTTTGATAATCCGTTGCATTTCCCCTCGTTGGATTCTCAAAACGACAACATATCCTATTTGTTGGACACAGCCAGCTTGTAGTACTTACAAATATCAGTTTCCAAACTACCGATATCACACCAGATATATAGCGATAGGCCCTAGTGGTTAGTTCATAATGCAAAAGTGCATAGTGCCTTCTATTTGTAACGGACGCATTCGTACACATATGTTATCGTAACCGTTCATCGAACTCTTGTAGAATTAGGCTAGGTCACAATCACAGCGACTGTGTATATACTGTACTGTACAATTTCATATCGCATCCTGCAGAATGTGTACATAACTACGATTAAATACTGTTTTATTCAAGACTAAAACGTACATATTATATCATATGATAGCCAAGAGTTGCGCATTGTTTTTCGTTTGCTATGTTTTATTCCAGCCAGCGAGCTTCACTGTAGGCGGCATTTACATTTTACGTACGAAACCAAAAGCCATAGGAAGTGGTCGATAATCTTTTTTTAAACTAAACTTACAATAGTTAACTAAGCGCCTAGTAAATGTGTAGTAAGAACGCAAAATTGTGCAAGGAATCAGATAcagttataaataaaatatgtgaATTGAAAATGTTATTGGGTTACTTATTTGTGGTTCTATGAATTAAACATTGGATCAACAAGCCAGGAAAATGCTCCCTTTTAAAAAGTACTGAATCGCGGCTGCTTACCTTCTACATTTCAGCCATCTATGGGACGGCAGCTGAACTAAGGGCAACCCAGCGGACTGATGTAAAATAATGTAATCTGTAAAATTAAATGTACAATGTAGAGTAGCTGTGACCCAAACCATATTTTAAAAGAGAAAGAAGAACAAGTGAAAGAAGAGTGTTACCAGATTGGGAAAAATATAACTTACATTTTGGCGCCTTgattcaaaaaatttaaacagaGTATATGAAGTTTCCGATAGACTCGCGGTGAAGGGCCGTccaatttgaaaattaaatatattgaaattctGAAATCTTTAATTAATGCTGTACCCCATAGTAAAAGAGAatataacaaaacaaaaatattatgtATTAGATTAAGAATTGTTATGTAGTATCCTCAATACAAGATAAAGATTCACAATTATCACATTATCATTTTGGATTTTAAGAATACACAAAGTTCTATTGTTTTGACCGTAGCTTTACATATAACATAGAAAAAAAGTCCATATTATCATTGATCTGGCTGCTTGCGTGGAGTGAGCACCAGGACCTCGTAAGATCTGATGCCGATTTCCCTACCACAGTGTGGTATgaatattttcttgtaggAGGGATGAACCTTTCCCAGCTGCATGATGCCCTTCAACTCAGCGCGTCCCGTGTAGGTGACCTCGCCCCAATGCGAGTAGCCCGTGGGCAGCGCGTCCTCCGGATAGGAACCATCTTGACCATCCACCCACTCGTAGTCACAGTCCTTGAGCACCAGCAACTCCACACCATCGGTAAAAGTATAGACTTCGCCGTTCCACCCTCCATAGGCCACCTTCTCCTTGGGCACAAAATGAGCTGGGAGGCGATCGTTGTTGAAATAGGCTCGTGCCACATACGAGGCATTCCCATTCTCGTTGACTCCGCTCTGGAGGGCTCCCTCCGGGGGCACATACGAATCCTCAGTGTTGCTATCCTCATCCAGGTTCATGGGCACCCACTTGAAATGTTCATCCATTTTATAGAACTTTGTTTCGGAAGGCTTTTCATCCCCCTTGTTCTCCGCAGCTGCGGTAAAGTTTAGGTGAAGCCTGAAGACAAGGTGTTTGTGGCAGCATGTGCGGCATTGGGGGCAGGTAAGGGATCTGTTTAGCCAGCGGCCCAGGCAGTATTTGTGGAAGACATGGCCGCACGTGCTGATGCCACAAACTTGGTCACTTGCGCGGTAGAATTCGTTGCATATAGGACACAGCAAATTCAACGCCGGCGTTGAGTCAGCCGAGGTGGCTGTGTCATCCGCACTGGtgttttcaattttttgaCTCTCCATGTCGCTGTTCTCCGTCTCACTGAGCTTTGTCAAACTGCAAATGTGTTTTTTATGTACCCATTTTTTCGGGTGTTAGGAGAGAACGTATACCTAACTCTTAGAAAGCTCTTATACGAGTATTGATAGCAGCCAAGTTCTGGTTCTTCCAAACGTAAACAATTTATATacaatttgtgttttttatgcACCCATTTCTTCATGATGAGATGACGAATTCTGTCCCACCCTaggaaaaaaaacattttaaataaaatttaagttCAGATGAAATGCCTCCAACGATTACTTTTGTTAAGTAAAATTTACCAATGGGCTTAGTTTAATTACTATTAAAATAGTATGTTTCTTACTTATAGAAAAAACATAGTACATGTCTTTAGCTTCATCTGTGTTATGGGGCAGACCCAGCCACCGGAAATATAGGAGAGAGAAAGAAGAAATTCTTCCACAGTGTAGTAATATTTATGTTACAAGCATGGGTGACCGAGTTTTCAAATGGACCTACCAGAGCGATCAACAAAACCTTATCGGCAGTATGACGTCTTTCGCCTAATCCGGATATTTCTGACGACTCGATGAAGAAGATATTTTCGACCCTATagagtacatatattcttgatcagcttcACTAGACCAGTCGATCTAGCAATGTTCATCTGTCTGTAAGGTTTCTGTTACATACATATGATTTAAAATGCGTGATATAGTTAAAACTGCATGGGTATAACTACTTTAACTTGCCGAAGTTAGCTTCCTTTCTTGCTTCTTAGATGGCTGAAAGATAGTCCTGACTGCTGAAATTAATTCCTGTTcacaaatatattatatagttATATAAAACACCGAGTTGTAATGCTGctttggtttttatttaagtCGATTAGTGGGTGTCTTGCCTATTCCATTTACACATTGGCGTTCTGTTTGATCCAGGACCTCAGGGCGCCCACATAGGTGTACATTGCCGGACGTCCCTTGGCCCCACAACCGAATCCCCAGGACACCACCCCGAAGAGCTTTCCATCGACGGTCAGGGGTCCACCGGAGTCGCCCTGGCAGGAACTGACTTGGCCACTCGGATGTCCTGCGCACACCATGCGATCCGTGAGGCCGGGGATGTTCTGTGAGTTGCAGTAGTCGCGGCTCCACAACTGCACCTGGGCGAACTTAAGGCGGTTGGGTAGCTGCAGGTTCTGATTGATGGCGCCGAAGCCGCTGATCATGGCCATCGTATCGGCCTCGtaatttgagtccgaatccGCCAGTTGGATGGTCTTCACAGCTCCTCCCATGGGAACCGGGCTGCTCAGCCTGATCAGCGACATATCAAAGTCCTGGCTCTGCGGATTGTACTGCGGATGGATGATGAACTGGGCAATGTTGAAGGTCTGACCGTTGCCGGCAGCCAGATCGTTGGTTCCCACAATGGCCTTCATCTGTCCCGGATTCTGACCCTTGGTGCAGTGGGCAGCTGTCACGATCATCGTCTCCGAGATCAGGGAACCACCACAATGGTGGCGCCCATTCAGTTGCAGTGAAACCTGATGAGGAAATTGTCCTGGAGCAGCAAACTGACCTCCGATAATCCGCGACTCCTCCGACGCATCCATATCGCCGAGAACAAAAGTCACGGCAAACAGAAGGATCGAAAGCTTTACTAGATTGTTAACCGAAGACATCGCAAAGGTTGAGTGTGTTGTCTGTGGTTCAGTCGTTCTCTATTTATAGGTCTAGAATGGTGTTACGATCGAGTGGTTTTATCACCCGAACGGCACACTTTTGGGTGCGAAGAACCCCCGATAAGTGGGGAACTAGATGGGGGGTCATTTGTTTGATTGTTAGCTTACTTTATTAATTTTGGTAAGGTCAAAAACAATATGTTATAGTAGATAATTAAactattttaatttagttaagTAATTATATATTCATCTTGATTCTGCACTGATACATTACAAGCCATTTCAATGTGTAATACGCACTTACCAATTATCTTAAGTACCGTCCCAGTTTTTTCTCTTTAAATTAACCCGCCAAATGCCAATTTCTATCTAGGTCAAACAGCAGGGGCTCAACTCGTCAAAGTTTATGTgcgaaatttaaatttttgccGCCTAAAAATCAAGTTCACACACCACATAATTGCTGGGCCTGGTTTTTTAGGAATATGTAATTTCGTGGGCCTTTACAGCTTTCAGAACTCAGTGAGACGAGGAATTTGAAGATTTCGATCCAGTCTGATGTCCATTGCTGATCATCCAAACGTTCTTCCAGATCTCGTGCTTATAGATATTGCGATAGTTCTGTACGGATACCAGGAACTCCGGTCCAAAAAGAGTTTGTATTAAAACATTTTCGGCAGCCAGATTTCGATTTGTAGTTCCGTGCACAATCACCAAGGGGGTATTGCTCTATggttataaatattaaataattaaaattattagaTAAATTTGAATTGGAGTTACAGGTATATCTTCTCCTTCGCTTTCAAAACGCTGTTTTGGATCAACGTGTCTGCAGAACCAGTTCGTGTAGGCCAAGGGTATATCGTTGTCGGGACAGTTGATTTTCTAAATTAGAGGATTAGGTGATTTCCTAATCGTTCCACAAGTAAAGAACCCACTCACGCTGCGATGCACAAGTCCCAAGTTAAGGTTAAGCTCCCCGTTCTTGTGGGACAAGTAGGTGGCATTGACGCCCTGCTGCAGATTGCACCGCTTGGGCCCACTGTACAGGACGATGGGATCCTGTTCTGAGGCCATGCACTGCAGCTGGAATCGCTGACCGTACTTAATGTTCTCCCCAGTGCGATCCCGACCATCTCCACTGACTATCTTGAAGGAGTTTCGCACACAGGGTCTTTTTGAGGGCGCCACCGTTAGCTCGCAATCCTCGTTGATTGACTGACTTTTGCGCACAACCTTCTCATTGATAACCACCGACAAGGCGGCATTCAGATCGGAGGTGTCCATATCACTGATGTTCATGTAGATGGGCATGAGTTGCACAATGGCCCCGAATATAATGGTCTGCTTGGGGGCAGCCAAGACGACCTCCTTGTGGAAATTATCATACAAAGTGCGAGCTTTTTCCACCAGAAGTTCGCCTCGATCTCGTTGTTTCTTGAAGTTTACTATTTTGTCCTATAAAATGGGAGGTCAAATATTACTTAccaattatttatattttatactcTACCTCCTCTAGGCAATTTTCTTCCACCCAATTTCCTATCCTGACACTAGGCTGAAAACGAGCGGATATAGAATCCATATCACCGACTCTGCAAGGCATTGTTTATGTATAATAGAGGCCAAAGGGAAATAACTTTCAACTGAAAATTAATAACTTAGTTTTGGTTTTAGCTAAGTATTCGGTGTGGAGTTACTTAATAATAGtgttgatattaattttgggCTGAGAATGATATGAAACTAAATGGTTACTAGATAGGTTAAATAGGAACGTTAATTACTTAAATGACGATGCGTTTTATTAACAGATTTATTTGCCTATTGAAAGATAACACTTGTTTTTATCCCCACCTTCTTTCCAACAATTTCACCACATTTGGAAACAAAAGCCTACCTTTAGGCATCCGTGGAAAATGTAATCAGCATTGGCGTACTGCTGTTAATGTCCCACatggcgtatgagtaatgtCAGATTCAATATTTTGCTCTGGCACACATTTCCAGGCACCAAGTTATCTATTTGCTGCTCTGGGCCAACTCAAACAGCGATGATTGGCCCTGTTTGCAGTAGTTCAACTCTGCTAAGTCCATTTGTGTCGGATTCTTGACGCTGAGAAGTCGGGAATGCTGGAACGGACATATATGGCCGACGCCCCATGATCATTAGCAAATCCCCCGGAACGTCTGGGCCAAATATCGGAGACAAGATAAGCACTTTGTATCAACGCTTAGCACATCGCCTGCTCTTAATTGTGCTCGTTATTCATTATCGCCTATGTCGGTGGGCTGTTAGCGGTTTACCTGTTGCTGATTTACTGATTTACCTGCCAGTGGGTAGGTGCACCTGGCCAAATGGATCGACGTGCACATCACGTGAACGTGAACAGCGAGCAGCTCGGCCGATTTGCGGCACGTTTCTTATCTAGCCACTCGATGGGGGCTATATGCTATATTGTCGCCGGGGCTCCAAGTTTTATGGCTGTATTTACCTCCGCTACAGGGCAGGCCTTCTAATCGAGACATCCAATGTTCAGCTTGACactgatttattttattttgttttgcaCCAGAATTTATTATGTCCATTAGTAGGTTGCAAAAAAACATGTAGGTGTAATATACAACCTTGCCTATTTGGAGCCAAAGAATTTAGCTGGTTTCCAAGGAAACAGGATTCATGAAGGACATCCAGAGACTGGTACTTACAGACTTCTTTGCATCGGGATGAACACCATGAccttatagaatttatttcaCATTACAAGGACTTGGAGCATGGCGTTGTTAGGAACATATAGCCCACTTCCAATTATAAAGTTTACACTTTTAGTAAACGAAGAATCGGTGTCTCGAAAGTTTGTCAAATGGCAGTACTTTGTAC
Protein-coding regions in this window:
- the LOC108008246 gene encoding uncharacterized protein; the protein is MESQKIENTSADDTATSADSTPALNLLCPICNEFYRASDQVCGISTCGHVFHKYCLGRWLNRSLTCPQCRTCCHKHLVFRLHLNFTAAAENKGDEKPSETKFYKMDEHFKWVPMNLDEDSNTEDSYVPPEGALQSGVNENGNASYVARAYFNNDRLPAHFVPKEKVAYGGWNGEVYTFTDGVELLVLKDCDYEWVDGQDGSYPEDALPTGYSHWGEVTYTGRAELKGIMQLGKVHPSYKKIFIPHCGREIGIRSYEVLVLTPRKQPDQ
- the LOC108008758 gene encoding trypsin-1, with protein sequence MSSVNNLVKLSILLFAVTFVLGDMDASEESRIIGGQFAAPGQFPHQVSLQLNGRHHCGGSLISETMIVTAAHCTKGQNPGQMKAIVGTNDLAAGNGQTFNIAQFIIHPQYNPQSQDFDMSLIRLSSPVPMGGAVKTIQLADSDSNYEADTMAMISGFGAINQNLQLPNRLKFAQVQLWSRDYCNSQNIPGLTDRMVCAGHPSGQVSSCQGDSGGPLTVDGKLFGVVSWGFGCGAKGRPAMYTYVGALRSWIKQNANV
- the LOC108008767 gene encoding cilia- and flagella-associated protein 161 — translated: MPCRVGDMDSISARFQPSVRIGNWVEENCLEEDKIVNFKKQRDRGELLVEKARTLYDNFHKEVVLAAPKQTIIFGAIVQLMPIYMNISDMDTSDLNAALSVVINEKVVRKSQSINEDCELTVAPSKRPCVRNSFKIVSGDGRDRTGENIKYGQRFQLQCMASEQDPIVLYSGPKRCNLQQGVNATYLSHKNGELNLNLGLVHRSKINCPDNDIPLAYTNWFCRHVDPKQRFESEGEDIPSNTPLVIVHGTTNRNLAAENVLIQTLFGPEFLVSVQNYRNIYKHEIWKNVWMISNGHQTGSKSSNSSSH